The following nucleotide sequence is from Bacteroidota bacterium.
CGGTGATTACCCTTGCCGGTATTGTATGGGCGCTCTTTAAGGGAGTGGAATACGGTATCGACTTCGCCGGCGGTACGGAGATCCAGTTGAAGTTCGCAAAGCAGATCCGCATCGACGAGATCCGTTCTGCGCTCGATGCCGGTGGCTTCCGTGGCGCGGAGGTAAAATATTACGGGGCGGATGAATCCGGCATCCTCGTTCGTGTCCGTGAAGGCGCTGCCGGTGCCGAGGCCGGTGCCAAGACTTCGAGCGACGTCCAGGAAGCACTGACCAAAGCGTTTCCGAACAATGCGTTCGATCACTCGAAAACCCAAACGACTCATATCGGCGCAAAGATCGGTGCGGAGTTGAAGCAGAAGGCGTTGTTCGCCGTCTTGTTCACTTGTATCGCTATCCTGATCTATCTTGCGTTCCGGTTCGAGTTTGTGTATGGGCTTGGTGCCGTGATCGCTATTATCCACGACGTGCTCGTCGCATTCGCGTTCGCCGTAGTCTGTAACGGATTCGCTCCGTGGC
It contains:
- the secF gene encoding protein translocase subunit SecF, coding for MHFFKKTNIDFIGKRRVWYIVSTVITLAGIVWALFKGVEYGIDFAGGTEIQLKFAKQIRIDEIRSALDAGGFRGAEVKYYGADESGILVRVREGAAGAEAGAKTSSDVQEALTKAFPNNAFDHSKTQTTHIGAKIGAELKQKALFAVLFTCIAILIYLAFRFEFVYGLGAVIAIIHDVLVAFAFAVVCNGFAPWLNLEMNSTMLAAFLTIVGFSVNDTVIIFDRIREDKKKYKGQDLKTIMNRAINETLPRTIITSGTVFLTLVVLFIWGGEVLRGFAFTMLIGVITGTYSSIFVASAIAYDWIHRNRELKAEGASVRTAQKQVATTVS